The proteins below come from a single Balaenoptera acutorostrata chromosome 2, mBalAcu1.1, whole genome shotgun sequence genomic window:
- the IQCN gene encoding IQ domain-containing protein N has product MWLGERGPAKERRKIARCQEQEDAELSHLGAKTMQQATQLQVSPSGQSPYQPVRNLQGKAGTLRPQLQVSLSGQSSYRPVPNLQDKVGTPHPQLQVSLSGQSSYRPVRNLQGKAGTLRPQPQHEPPASKETLLQQPGKDKMVTHRIPRLRAVVESQAFKNVLVDEMDMMLSHAATLIQAKWRGYQLRQKLISQMMAAKAIQEAWRRFNTRCLLQSGKTVEKKAKVEEGDIPYHPPQQVRFQHPEEGKSLLAQPTMVSKETQFPSSNSLAAYTHQLDLLQSQGMSQPGTCSVGGPGVAFLPHQTVAIRLPCPVSLEAKCRPCLLTRTVRNACLVHVEGDTMKTKQVTARANKAGAPGPPPPGRCAQAVQGQLKIQTQAHMEAAVLEGPPQTGPAPVITKTPPQPVPTMTTTKTALQMYPAAPMTKSPAQTCPAATMTKTPLQPCPATTVTITKTPRQVHPASPVTKTPPQTCPQATGTKTPLQSCLAAMMSRIQSQPCPVPVVTITKTPPQPCPATPVTKTSAQMRPSASMTNTSPQTRPAATMAKIPPQLCLLPSMSKSPTQTRPAATMTKAPPQTCAVPVTAKTPPQVRLAATMAKTPSHQTLRGVSVTKAPPAQTRLAAMVTKTPAQLRSVASILRTLCLPPPAAGNLKPSSSAAAAAGIPDTSSHTCLSGPKAKAVVNARQAAGVTKVSSHSYLTEGKVKCFPPSHLGAGDPKAPARPPSEGEKIKAFSQKRVKTETASSISVAMEVPVVSSWAKVAEDGNKQAHLRTDVVKALPQVCEPVETAVAHLGTCLPRAQPAPCSTTGSPQARLLAELTKPLSQARVSTKLTKGPSQGHPPPELTTALAQSHLGTCLTAKSLHAARQAAELSSKTQSQPLLVEFKASTQPCQHIGALPRAKPEDRLTQLLSHSYVQGQATQGPRQGASETQNVLVPLLASAGHTTCHVESWGDRGAAWAQPSTTSPAPPCQEELAASQLASLCAELAGLLGSQENLRALLAKALSRGEVRAALNQALSKEVSGATMAKALPQGILGTALVKALSWGKLATSLSCALSRGELRAELTKAIQGRLADVLSKALTEEERTTLNQALCQGELGAVLSQSFSQAALRSGVVLPKAAAKTAGSRVTAMPTPVEVDCRGSPSAAWGPTLGPMRLQPSKGPEDAGVSGGQAWNSAVPSVAVGPRNSTAVPGGAWEPARGTVPWDVMAAVDPRQPGELVASVQAAEKIIIHAVGIIQACTRGFLVRRTIKVWHQWAITIQAAWRGYCVRRDLARLCRAATIIQAAWRGFCTRRSCTQEMLLPGMWAEMGSGARTTSDHRCFQSCRPHVCSLCQSLSSGLGSPPSAVMLVGSSSRTCHMCGHTQPTRVVHGTGQGAAGQAGMPRGCTTRSNPRSPRQPHHQNKAATAIQSAWRGFTVRCRLKQQQLAAKMLQATWRGHCTRASLTTDALLGTAAWDNSQHTQWPGV; this is encoded by the exons ATGTGGCTGGGAGAGAGAGGGCCTgcaaaggagaggaggaagattGCAAGGTGCCAGGAGCAAGAAGAT GCAGAGCTGAGCCACCTAGGAGCCAAGACAATGCAGCAAGCAACACAGCTACAGGTGTCACCCAGTGGGCAGAGCCCCTATCAGCCCGTCCGCAATCTCCAAGGCAAAGCAGGGACACTGCGTCCACAGCTACAGGTGTCACTCAGTGGACAGAGCTCCTATCGGCCCGTCCCCAATCTCCAAGACAAAGTGGGGACACCGCATCCACAGCTACAGGTGTCACTCAGTGGACAGAGCTCCTATCGGCCCGTCCGCAATCTCCAAGGCAAAGCAGGGACACTGCGTCCACAACCCCAGCATGAGCCACCTGCATCCAAGGAGACCCTTCTGCAACAACCGGGCAAGGACAAGATGGTGACTCATCGTATCCCACGCCTCCGGGCTGTGGTGGAGAGCCAGGCCTTCAAGAATGTCCTGGTGGACGAAATGGACATGATGCTGTCCCACGCAGCCACCCTCATCCAAGCCAAATGGAGGGGCTACCAGCTCCGGCAGAAGCTAATCTCTCAGATGATGGCGGCCAAGGCCATCCAGGAGGCCTGGCGACGCTTCAACACCAGATGCCTCCTCCAGTCTGGCAAGACGGTGGAGAAAAAAGcgaaggtggaggagggggacatCCCTTAccacccgccccagcaggtgCGGTTCCAGCATCCGGAAGAGGGCAAGTCCCTTCTGGCCCAGCCCACCATGGTGAGCAAGGAGACCCAGTTTCCTTCCTCCAACAGCCTGGCCGCTTATACTCACCAGCTGGACCTGCTGCAGTCCCAGGGCATGTCACAGCCGGGTACGTGCTCTGTTGGAGGCCCTGGCGTTGCCTTCCTTCCACACCAGACCGTTGCCATCAGACTTCCGTGTCCTGTGAGTCTAGAGGCGAAGTGCCGCCCATGCCTGCTGACAAGAACCGTCAGAAATGCCTGCCTTGTCCACGTAGAGGGGGACACGATGAAGACCAAGCAAGTAACTGCCAGAGCCAACAAGGCAGGAGCCCCAGGGCCACCACCACCCGGAAGGTGTGCCCAGGCAGTTCAAGGACAACTCAAGATCCAGACCCAGGCCCACATGGAAGCAGCGGTCCTCGAAGGGCCACCACAGACAGGCCCAGCACCTGTGATAACCAAGACCCCACCCCAGCCGGTGCCCACAATGACAACGACCAAGACCGCACTCCAGATGTACCCAGCCGCCCCGATGACCAAGAGCCCAGCCCAGACGTGCCCGGCAGCCACAATGACCAAGACCCCACTCCAGCCGTGCCCAGCGACAACAGTGACAATAACCAAGACCCCACGCCAGGTGCACCCTGCATCCCCAGTGACCAAGACCCCACCCCAGACGTGCCCACAAGCCACGGGGACCAAGACTCCACTCCAGTCGTGCCTGGCGGCCATGATGAGCAGGATCCAATCCCAGCCGTGCCCAGTGCCCGTGGTAACAATAACCaaaaccccaccccagccctgcccagcgaCCCCAGTGACCAAGACCTCAGCTCAAATGAGACCATCAGCCTCGATGACCAACACTTCACCCCAGACACGACCAGCAGCCACGATGGCCAAGATCCCACCCCAGTTATGCCTGTTGCCCTCGATGAGTAAGTCTCCAACGCAGACACGCCCTGCAGCCACAATGACCAAGGCCCCGCCCCAGACGTGTGCAGTGCCCGTGACGGCCAAGACCCCGCCCCAGGTGCGCCTGGCAGCCACGATGGCCAAGACCCCATCTCATCAGACACTCCGAGGCGTCTCGGTGACCAAAGCTCCTCCTGCCCAGACACGCCTGGCGGCCATGGTAACCAAGACCCCAGCTCAGTTACGCTCGGTAGCCAGCATCCTCAGGACCCTGTGCCTGCCCCCTCCAGCAGCTGGAAATCTCAAACCTTCATCTTCAGCAGCGGCGGCAGCTGGAATTCCCGACACCTCATCCCACACGTGTCTAAGTGGACCGAAGGCCAAGGCTGTGGTGAATGCGAGGCAGGCAGCAGGGGTGACCAAGGTCTCATCCCACTCATACTTGACTGAGGGAAAAGTGAAATGCTTTCCGCCATCACATCTGGGGGCTGGAGATCCCAAGGCTCCAGCCAGGCCTCCTTCGGAAGGAGAGAAAATCAAGGCCTTCTCCCAGAAACGGGTGAAAACGGAAACAGCATCTAGCATCAGTGTGGCCATGGAAGTGCCCGTGGTTTCGTCCTGGGCAAAAGTGGCTGAGGACGGGAACAAGCAGGCACACCTGAGGACGGACGTCGTGAAGGCCCTACCCCAGGTATGTGAGCCTGTAGAGACAGCTGTAGCACATCTGGGTACATGTCTGCCTCGGGCACAGCCGGCCCCGTGTTcaaccacaggctcgccccaggCACGTCTGCTGGCCGAGCTGACCAAGCCCCTGTCCCAGGCACGTGTTTCTACCAAGCTGACCAAGGGCCCGTCCCAAGGACATCCACCCCCTGAGCTGACCACAGCCCTAGCCCAATCACATCTGGGCACGTGTCTAACAGCCAAGAGCCTCCACGCAGCCCGCCAGGCCGCTGAGCTCAGCAGCAAGACCCAGTCCCAACCGCTCCTAGTCGAGTTCAAGGCCTccacccagccctgccagcacATCGGCGCTCTGCCCCGAGCCAAGCCAGAGGACAGACTGACCCAGCTCCTGTCCCACAGCTACGTGCAGGGCCAGGCCACCCAGGGCCCACGCCAGGGGGCCTCTGAGACCCAGAACGTGCTGGTGCCTCTGCTGGCCTCTGCTGGACACACCACGTGCCATGTCGAATCCTGGGGGGACAGGGGGGCCGCCTGGGCCCAGCCGTCAACAACCAGCCCAGCCCCGCCCTGCCAGGAGGAGCTGGCAGCCTCCCAGCTCGCTTCCCTATGTGCCGAGCTGGCtggcctgctgggctcccaggagaACCTCCGCGCCCTGCTGGCAAAAGCCCTCTCCCGGGGGGAAGTGAGGGCGGCCCTGAACCAGGCCCTGTCCAAAGAGGTCTCGGGAGCCACGATGGCCAAGGCCCTGCCCCAGGGCATCCTGGGCACGGCGCTGGTGAAGGCGCTGTCCTGGGGCAAGCTGGCCACCAGCCTGTCCTGCGCCCTGTCCCGGGGCGAGCTGCGGGCGGAGCTCACTAAGGCCATTCAAGGCAGACTGGCGGACGTGCTCAGCAAGGCCCTGACGGAGGAGGAGCGGACCACCTTGAACCAGGCCCTGTGTCAGGGTGAGCTGGGCGCAGTCCTCAGCCAGTCTTTTTCTCAGGCGGCCCTGAGGTCTGGAGTCGTCCTCCCCAAGGCTGCCGCGAAAACGGCGGGAAGCAGGGTGACCGCGATGCCGACCCCAGTGGAGGTGGACTGCAGGGGGAGCCCGTCGGCTGCATGGGGGCCCACCCTGGGCCCCATGAGGCTACAGCCCAGCAAG GGTCCTGAGGACGCTGGCGTGTCTGGCGGCCAAGCGTGGAACTCTGCCGTCCCCAGTGTAGCGGTCGGGCCCAGGAACAGCACTGCGGTCCCTGGCGGCGCGTGGGAGCCAGCCAGGGGCACTGTGCCGTGGGATGTCATGGCGGCGGTGGATCCCAGACAGCCGGGGGAGCTGGTGGCGTCGGTGCAGGCTGCGGAGAAGATAATCATCCATGCGGTGGGCATTATCCAGGCGTGTACACGTGGCTTCCTGGTGCGCCGTACCATCAAGGTGTGGCATCAGTGGGCCATCACCATCCAGGCTGCCTGGCGTGGCTACTGTGTACGGCGGGACCTGGCCCGGCTCTGCAGAGCTGCCACAATCATCCAGGCTGCGTGGCGAGGCTTCTGCACCCGCCGAAGCTGCACCCAGGAAATGCTGCTCCCAGGCATGTGGGCTGAGATGGGCAGCGGGGCCAGGACAACGTCTGATCACCGCTGCTTTCAGTCCTGCCGGCCACATGTCTGTAGTCTCTGCCAGTCACTGAgctctgggctggggagcccaccCAGCGCGGTGATGCTTGTGGGTTCCAGCTCCCGCACATGCCACATGTGCGGCCATACCCAGCCCACCCGGGTGGTGCATGGCACGGGTCAGGGTGCTGCAGGCCAGGCCGGCATGCCACGGGGCTGCACCACCCGGTCAAACCCCCGGAGCCCCCGGCAACCCCATCACCAGAACAAGGCAGCCACGGCCATCCAGTCAGCCTGGAGGGGCTTCACTGTACGCTGCCGGCTGAAGCAGCAGCAGTTAGCAGCCAAGATGCTTCAAGCCACCTGGCGTGGCCATTGCACCCGGGCCTCTCTCACCACGGATGCGCTCTTGGGAACAGCGGCGTGGGACAACTCACAGCACACGCAGTGGCCAGGTGTCTAG
- the CIST1 gene encoding uncharacterized LOC729966 homolog, producing MAGSQLPQPLLRLWCCLLALALLLKSGGCSGTTSVTSTGVAVSEMEDLASSPLTSPSSHPSPTSVENLNSQESTERGSIPHPSTPSSEADSITPSNSEATSTMQPTSSQAETVTHSSSGSPSSEHTLTSHSSPLSSISLTTLHRSPTHPNPSTVPSSVSSATTDGTSVASDLGDTGAPELHRNPGVVVAVCLLVSVLLIGCVIMAVRYCHTGVSEFQKLDEGLVSQRSSSAYHTLE from the exons ATGGCGGGCTCCCAGCTGCCGCAGCCGCTTCTGCGGCTCTGGTGCTGCTTGCTGGCTCTGGCGCTGCTGCTGAAATCTGGTGGGTGTTCCGGAACTACCAGTGTCACCTCTACAG GTGTTGCAGTCTCAGAGATGGAGGACTTGGCTTCCAGTCCTCTGACTTCTCCCTCCAGCCACCCCTCCCCTACTTCAGTGGAAAACCTCAACAGCCAAGAGAGCACAGAGAGAGGCTCCATCCCCCACCCTAGCACCCCTAGTTCAGAGGCAGATTCCATAACCCCCTCAAATTCAGAGGCAACCTCCACCATGCAGCCCACCTCCTCACAAGCAGAGACAGTCACCCACTCCAGCTCTGGCTCTCCCAGTTCAGAGCACACCCTCACCTCCCACTCTAGTCCCCTGAGTTCCATCTCCTTGACCACCCTGCATCGGAGCCCCACTCACCCCAATCCCAGCACGGTGCCTTCCTCCGTGTCCTCGGCCACCACTGACGGGACATCCGTGGCCTCTGACCTTG GTGACACTGGGGCCCCCGAGTTGCACAGGAACCCAGGGGTGGTGGTGGCCGTGTGTCTGCTGGTGTCTGTTTTGCTCATCGGATGTGTGATAATGGCCGTGAGGTACTGCCACACAGGCGTGTCTGAGTTCCAGAAGCTGGATGAG GGGCTTGTGAGCCAAAGGTCATCCTCTGCCTATCACACACTGGAGTGA